From the Pseudarthrobacter sp. MM222 genome, one window contains:
- a CDS encoding TMEM175 family protein has product MDSGTSLDRMVFFSDAVFAIALTLLALDLKLPTGIPADGLDDALVAALPQLLAYALSFLIIARTWMAHHADFAGILRFNVNLGRLNLALLFFIAMLPGPTSVLSEYGDDPAPWPSVLYAANIAAVYLTMAAIWGYARHAGLMDRDTAAHRYRKVFNARVAGALVFLVSIPAAFALNAFTPFLWLLLVPVSWLTRRFSATA; this is encoded by the coding sequence ATGGATTCCGGCACGTCACTGGACCGGATGGTGTTCTTCAGCGATGCGGTCTTCGCGATCGCGCTGACGCTGCTGGCCCTGGACCTGAAGCTGCCTACCGGCATCCCGGCGGACGGGCTGGACGACGCCCTGGTCGCGGCGCTGCCGCAACTGCTCGCGTATGCGCTGTCATTCCTCATCATCGCCAGGACCTGGATGGCTCACCACGCGGACTTCGCCGGGATCCTCCGTTTCAACGTGAACCTGGGACGGCTGAATCTCGCCCTCCTGTTTTTCATCGCCATGCTGCCCGGCCCCACGTCAGTGCTCAGCGAGTACGGGGACGACCCCGCCCCGTGGCCGAGTGTCCTCTACGCGGCCAACATCGCCGCCGTATACCTGACGATGGCGGCAATCTGGGGTTACGCCAGGCACGCAGGCCTGATGGACCGGGACACGGCCGCCCACCGCTACCGGAAGGTGTTCAACGCCCGGGTGGCCGGGGCGCTGGTCTTCCTGGTGTCGATTCCGGCGGCGTTTGCCCTCAACGCCTTCACGCCGTTCCTGTGGCTGCTGCTTGTGCCGGTGTCATGGCTGACCCGCCGGTTTTCTGCGACGGCGTAG
- a CDS encoding MFS transporter, which yields MTTTHPAPFSLRSIAVPAFGPALLFSVGEGAILPVVALSARDLGASVAVAALVVTLIGLGSWFFNLPASLITLRFGERWAIVGAATASAIALAGAALSALVPGGLWLLAAAMLVVGMAASVFSLARQKYLTEAVPVILRARALSTLGGVNRIGIFMGPFIGAAVMQFAGIPGAYWAGVVAMAAAAALSVTIPDLVTKPAPVDGAPQEQATMRGVAASHAGVFLTVGMGVMLLSALRASRQVVIPLWADHLGMDATQASLIYGLSGAIDMLVFYPAGKLMDRKGRQWVAIPSTLIMGTAMLLIPLSTGFVGLLLAALLIGFGNGISSGLNMTLGADFSPDNGRGQFLGMWRFLADAGSTGGPVLLSGVTAVASLGAGVAATGVLGFAAAAVFGVTIPRLKHRRNY from the coding sequence ATGACCACCACACACCCCGCCCCCTTCAGCCTCCGCAGCATCGCCGTGCCCGCCTTCGGACCGGCCCTGCTGTTCAGCGTCGGCGAAGGGGCAATCCTTCCGGTCGTGGCGCTGTCAGCCCGCGACCTGGGCGCCTCGGTGGCCGTGGCCGCGCTGGTTGTCACCCTGATCGGGCTCGGATCCTGGTTCTTTAATCTTCCGGCCTCGCTCATCACCCTGAGGTTCGGCGAACGCTGGGCGATCGTGGGGGCCGCCACCGCCAGCGCCATCGCCCTGGCGGGTGCGGCCCTGTCCGCGCTCGTGCCCGGCGGGCTCTGGCTGCTCGCGGCGGCAATGCTCGTCGTCGGTATGGCCGCCAGCGTCTTCAGTCTCGCCCGGCAGAAGTACCTGACCGAGGCGGTGCCGGTGATCCTCAGGGCCCGTGCACTGTCCACCCTCGGCGGCGTAAACCGGATCGGCATCTTCATGGGCCCGTTCATCGGCGCCGCCGTGATGCAGTTTGCCGGTATCCCCGGAGCCTACTGGGCCGGCGTCGTGGCCATGGCCGCGGCAGCGGCACTGTCCGTGACCATCCCGGACCTCGTGACGAAGCCCGCTCCGGTGGACGGCGCCCCGCAGGAGCAGGCGACGATGCGGGGCGTAGCCGCATCCCATGCCGGGGTCTTCCTGACCGTCGGGATGGGCGTGATGCTCCTCAGCGCGCTGCGCGCCTCGCGCCAGGTTGTGATCCCGCTTTGGGCTGATCACCTCGGCATGGACGCCACCCAGGCCTCCCTCATCTACGGCCTTTCCGGTGCAATCGACATGCTGGTGTTCTACCCTGCCGGCAAGCTGATGGACCGAAAGGGCAGGCAATGGGTCGCAATTCCATCAACGCTCATCATGGGCACCGCGATGCTGTTGATCCCACTCAGCACCGGCTTTGTAGGCCTGCTCCTCGCGGCGCTCCTGATCGGCTTCGGGAACGGCATCAGCTCCGGCCTGAACATGACCCTGGGGGCCGACTTTTCGCCCGACAACGGCCGCGGCCAGTTCCTGGGGATGTGGCGCTTTCTGGCCGATGCCGGCTCCACCGGCGGCCCCGTGCTGCTTTCCGGAGTCACCGCCGTCGCGTCACTGGGGGCTGGCGTGGCGGCTACCGGCGTGCTCGGATTCGCTGCTGCCGCCGTTTTCGGCGTCACCATTCCCCGCCTCAAACACCGCCGGAACTACTAG
- a CDS encoding phosphatase PAP2 family protein, with product MDFRSEPTDQHPGRGLGRTFVVATLACLAALAATYFFFVRTTTGQFIDESALVEAVEIHGTAGKAANKLLDSLPAVSVLIATVVVLFVTILRRRWTAAGIAMAACVGANVTTQILKDLVPVRPYRGIETLEFNSLPSGHTTLAASAAAAVFLVVSPRWRPLAGFLGGSFAVATGVSTLINQWHRPADVVAAFLVVAAFMLPAGWLIIRTGPRWNAWTGYGEHWAASRLWLALPMLAGLASAALASFALLRIAPGPGQEGSTTNYFWAGTSLIVIAGYLATVAGVWLFGHAARRHGAPRR from the coding sequence ATGGATTTTCGTTCTGAACCCACAGACCAGCACCCGGGCAGGGGCCTCGGCCGAACGTTCGTAGTGGCCACGCTTGCGTGCCTGGCCGCGCTTGCCGCCACCTACTTTTTCTTTGTCCGCACCACCACGGGCCAGTTCATCGATGAATCGGCGCTGGTCGAGGCCGTCGAAATCCATGGCACGGCGGGCAAGGCCGCCAATAAGCTGCTGGACTCGCTGCCTGCCGTGTCCGTCCTGATCGCCACCGTCGTCGTCCTCTTTGTCACCATCCTGCGGCGGCGCTGGACCGCTGCCGGGATAGCCATGGCGGCCTGCGTGGGCGCCAACGTGACGACCCAAATCCTCAAGGATCTGGTCCCCGTCCGGCCGTACCGCGGAATTGAGACGCTGGAGTTCAACTCGCTGCCGTCGGGACACACGACGCTGGCGGCGTCGGCCGCGGCGGCTGTGTTCCTGGTGGTTTCGCCGCGCTGGCGCCCGCTGGCCGGGTTCCTGGGCGGCAGCTTCGCCGTCGCCACCGGCGTTTCCACCCTGATCAACCAGTGGCACCGACCCGCGGACGTCGTAGCCGCCTTCCTCGTGGTGGCGGCGTTCATGCTCCCGGCCGGTTGGTTGATCATCCGCACCGGACCGCGCTGGAATGCCTGGACCGGTTACGGGGAACACTGGGCAGCCTCCCGGCTGTGGCTCGCGCTGCCCATGCTGGCAGGACTCGCCTCCGCCGCCCTGGCGAGCTTCGCACTGCTGAGGATCGCACCCGGTCCGGGCCAGGAAGGCAGCACCACCAACTACTTCTGGGCCGGAACCTCCCTGATAGTGATTGCCGGGTACCTCGCGACGGTGGCCGGGGTGTGGCTGTTCGGACATGCCGCACGACGGCATGGGGCACCGCGGCGCTGA
- a CDS encoding MinD/ParA family ATP-binding protein — protein MPVVNPRTSPTEPAVPKRRSSWAEAAEAADERNSSPDTGPAPVIRPVLAAPLPPAPETAPAVPAQPGRSTRTATRAAALATAPVPDFISSPGLFVREQKPKPVGGFRGAVYQMTGGGINLGPSARQREEDELARRISRQLQGSYNTAVLSLKGGIGKTSTTVGVGLTLAEFRGDPPCAIDANPDSGDLVERALGEGLYQQQSPRTITDLLKNIESVDSLTALARYMHHAGRLHLIAGEQDPEVSDSLTAEEYLRIRKLVSGYYSVALTDCGTGVTHNAMSGILQSADNLIIAAGYAVSGAKRARSTLHWLASHGYEELARNAVVVITDKDEVSSRVDKDAIEDHLSGICRQLIAVPHDRGVADGDLVTLDVLRPETRRAYREIAAAIVDGYV, from the coding sequence ATGCCGGTCGTCAATCCCCGCACCAGCCCCACCGAACCCGCAGTCCCGAAGCGCCGCAGTTCCTGGGCCGAGGCCGCCGAAGCCGCCGATGAACGCAATTCGTCGCCGGACACCGGCCCTGCACCCGTGATCCGCCCGGTCCTCGCGGCTCCGCTGCCCCCCGCGCCGGAGACAGCACCTGCCGTGCCAGCCCAGCCCGGCCGCTCCACCCGCACCGCCACCCGGGCAGCCGCCCTGGCGACTGCCCCGGTTCCCGACTTCATCAGCTCACCCGGACTGTTCGTCCGCGAGCAGAAGCCCAAGCCTGTCGGCGGCTTCCGCGGTGCCGTGTACCAGATGACCGGCGGCGGGATCAATCTCGGTCCGAGCGCACGCCAGCGCGAAGAGGACGAACTCGCGCGGCGCATTTCCCGCCAGCTCCAGGGCAGCTACAACACCGCCGTCCTGAGCCTCAAGGGCGGCATCGGCAAGACCTCCACCACCGTCGGCGTGGGACTCACCCTGGCGGAATTCCGTGGGGACCCGCCCTGCGCAATCGACGCGAACCCGGACTCCGGCGACCTCGTGGAGCGCGCCCTGGGCGAGGGCCTCTACCAGCAGCAGAGCCCGCGAACCATCACGGACTTGCTCAAGAACATCGAGTCGGTCGACTCCCTCACCGCCCTCGCGCGGTACATGCACCATGCCGGACGGCTCCACCTGATCGCCGGAGAACAGGACCCCGAGGTCTCAGACTCGCTGACGGCCGAGGAGTACCTGCGGATCCGCAAACTCGTCTCCGGCTACTACTCGGTGGCCCTCACGGACTGCGGCACGGGCGTCACGCACAACGCCATGAGCGGCATCCTGCAATCCGCGGACAACCTCATCATCGCCGCCGGCTACGCGGTCAGCGGAGCCAAGCGGGCCCGCAGCACGCTGCACTGGCTGGCAAGCCACGGCTACGAGGAGCTGGCGCGCAACGCCGTCGTCGTCATCACGGACAAGGACGAGGTTTCCTCCCGGGTGGACAAGGACGCGATCGAGGACCACCTGTCCGGAATTTGCCGCCAGCTGATCGCGGTCCCGCACGACCGCGGGGTGGCCGACGGCGACCTGGTCACCCTCGATGTGCTCCGGCCGGAGACGCGGCGCGCCTACCGGGAGATCGCGGCTGCGATCGTGGACGGCTACGTCTAA
- a CDS encoding GAF and ANTAR domain-containing protein, which produces MNNNFAGDEAVLQLQELLLGTANVEDFLNRLAEFSAATLSRSVGAEIECGVTLQRRKRSMTVAGSSPRAIMLDRIEHNIGDGPCIAALRSKAVVLLADVDTDPRWPAYQRELAAQECHSTLGVPLEIGEDASAALNFFASDTGIFTDEIIKEAAGFADLAGRSLRLAVRIGTAQSRAEDLQAAMEHRTSIDLACGVVMAQNRCSQEDAMAILTKVSSNRNQKLRDVAADVLRNLTKVEVRTHFEA; this is translated from the coding sequence ATGAACAACAACTTCGCCGGGGATGAAGCAGTCCTACAGCTGCAGGAACTCCTCTTAGGTACCGCGAATGTGGAGGATTTCCTCAATCGTCTCGCGGAGTTCTCGGCTGCAACGCTAAGCCGGTCCGTCGGCGCCGAGATCGAATGCGGTGTGACGCTGCAGCGCCGGAAGCGGTCCATGACGGTGGCGGGGAGCAGCCCGCGGGCAATCATGCTCGACCGGATCGAGCACAACATAGGTGATGGTCCCTGCATCGCGGCGCTGCGGAGCAAGGCTGTGGTCCTGCTGGCGGACGTGGACACGGATCCCCGCTGGCCCGCGTACCAGCGGGAGCTTGCCGCGCAGGAGTGTCACAGCACCCTGGGTGTACCGCTCGAAATCGGCGAGGATGCGTCCGCCGCGTTGAACTTCTTCGCCTCGGACACCGGCATCTTTACCGACGAGATCATCAAGGAAGCCGCGGGTTTCGCCGACCTTGCCGGCCGGTCCCTGCGGCTGGCCGTCCGGATCGGGACCGCCCAATCCCGGGCCGAAGACCTGCAGGCCGCCATGGAGCACCGCACTTCGATCGATCTGGCCTGCGGAGTCGTGATGGCCCAGAACCGTTGCTCCCAGGAAGATGCCATGGCCATCCTCACCAAGGTCTCCAGCAACCGGAACCAGAAGCTCCGGGATGTTGCCGCCGACGTCCTGCGGAACCTCACCAAAGTTGAGGTCCGGACCCACTTCGAGGCCTGA
- a CDS encoding glycoside hydrolase family 32 protein — protein MDTVANHPDPAFPRFHPRPAKGWINDPNGLSYVDGRYHVFFQYNPDSARHSAIRWGHLSSPDLVRWVEEPVALRPQPGGPDALGCWTGVVTDDDGVPTAAYSGVDSTDGKSRVVLARGSGDLTAWTQDGHVAAGMPPDPQVTAVRDPFIFHFQGRRYALQGAGLASGRAAVLLYGVDELRTWKYEGVWFSSDQPLAARHLPAEIWECPQLVRVPDSSGAETWLLMASLCLSGDLHEHANGVGYLLGSVVPGIAGQPVFAPETGGKADLGRDFYAPQILPLPKRTLLWGWSPEAARGGERPGRSQEQTDDAGWAGILTFPGQLSVHGGALAVEPAAELQAYRGARLYAGAAGTLSLPRYAEAHVSGGEGRIRLILRSMRGQRTVFTEEAAGGDDFRIFVDASIVEAYHHGSVPTTVRAYPDPDEAWQLELPHGASADVWELRYPDDA, from the coding sequence ATGGACACCGTGGCGAATCACCCGGACCCCGCCTTTCCCCGCTTCCATCCCCGGCCCGCAAAGGGCTGGATCAACGATCCGAACGGCCTGAGCTACGTCGACGGCCGCTATCACGTCTTCTTCCAGTACAACCCTGACTCCGCGCGCCACTCCGCCATCCGATGGGGACACCTGAGCTCGCCGGACCTGGTCCGCTGGGTCGAGGAACCGGTAGCGCTCCGGCCCCAGCCCGGTGGTCCGGACGCCCTCGGCTGCTGGACCGGGGTGGTGACCGACGACGACGGCGTCCCCACCGCCGCCTACTCCGGCGTCGACTCCACGGACGGGAAGTCCCGGGTCGTCCTGGCGCGGGGCTCCGGCGACCTGACCGCCTGGACGCAGGATGGCCACGTGGCGGCCGGGATGCCCCCGGACCCTCAGGTCACCGCGGTGCGGGATCCGTTCATCTTCCACTTCCAGGGCCGGCGTTACGCCCTGCAGGGAGCCGGCCTGGCCTCGGGCCGGGCTGCCGTCCTGCTCTACGGCGTGGACGAACTCAGGACCTGGAAGTATGAGGGGGTTTGGTTCAGCTCCGACCAGCCGCTCGCTGCCAGGCACTTGCCCGCGGAGATCTGGGAGTGCCCCCAACTGGTCCGCGTCCCTGATTCCTCCGGTGCGGAGACCTGGCTGCTGATGGCTTCGTTGTGCCTCTCCGGGGACCTCCACGAACACGCCAATGGTGTCGGCTACCTCCTGGGCTCGGTTGTGCCCGGGATCGCCGGGCAGCCGGTCTTCGCCCCGGAGACGGGCGGAAAGGCGGATCTCGGCCGGGATTTCTACGCGCCGCAGATCCTGCCGCTGCCGAAGCGGACTTTGCTTTGGGGCTGGTCCCCGGAAGCGGCGCGCGGCGGGGAGCGGCCGGGACGCAGCCAGGAGCAGACGGACGACGCGGGCTGGGCCGGCATCCTGACGTTTCCGGGGCAGCTCTCCGTCCACGGCGGTGCGCTCGCCGTGGAACCGGCGGCAGAACTGCAGGCCTACCGCGGTGCACGACTGTACGCGGGCGCCGCCGGAACCCTGAGCCTGCCCCGGTATGCCGAGGCGCACGTCTCCGGGGGCGAGGGCCGGATCCGGCTCATCCTTCGCTCGATGCGGGGCCAGCGCACCGTGTTCACCGAAGAAGCGGCAGGCGGTGACGACTTTCGGATCTTCGTGGACGCCTCGATCGTGGAGGCCTACCACCACGGTTCCGTGCCCACCACCGTGCGCGCGTACCCGGACCCCGATGAGGCGTGGCAGCTGGAATTGCCGCATGGCGCGTCGGCCGATGTCTGGGAGCTGCGGTACCCGGACGACGCATAG
- a CDS encoding MBL fold metallo-hydrolase: protein MSRWLEVGPDNYVLTTQGSLLNTGLVVGTERAMVIDTGGGPRQGREILAAVREKTDLPLIVVNTHAHYDHFFGNAVFADDGASEFWAHENCAAEIEESGDSQRRAVAAEEPEMAAGEGSDVELVVPNAIVQDQPVLVDLGGQAVTLFYLGRGHTDGDLLVGTATTLYAGDLVEQGSHPSFEDSYPEEWAGALRHLSALRHRYEFLVPGHGAPCSDQFVKTMANTMSTAVRQAIQATRETPDDATKAIPILPYGPEQSRWFITRLQETRAHH from the coding sequence ATGTCACGATGGCTCGAGGTCGGTCCGGACAACTACGTTCTGACAACCCAAGGATCCCTGCTGAACACAGGCCTGGTGGTCGGTACCGAACGCGCCATGGTGATCGACACCGGTGGCGGCCCAAGGCAGGGACGCGAGATCCTGGCCGCCGTTCGGGAGAAGACAGATCTTCCCCTCATCGTGGTCAACACCCACGCGCACTATGACCACTTTTTTGGCAACGCTGTCTTTGCGGACGACGGCGCGTCTGAGTTCTGGGCGCACGAAAACTGCGCCGCGGAGATCGAAGAGAGCGGGGACAGCCAGCGCCGGGCCGTGGCCGCCGAGGAACCGGAAATGGCCGCCGGTGAAGGCAGCGACGTCGAACTGGTGGTGCCGAACGCGATCGTCCAGGACCAGCCGGTCCTGGTGGACCTCGGCGGCCAGGCCGTCACGCTCTTCTACCTGGGCCGCGGGCACACCGACGGGGACCTCCTCGTGGGAACAGCCACGACGCTCTATGCCGGTGACCTCGTGGAGCAGGGTTCGCACCCCTCGTTTGAGGACTCGTACCCGGAGGAATGGGCGGGCGCCCTCCGGCACCTGTCCGCGCTGCGCCACCGCTACGAATTTCTGGTTCCTGGCCATGGAGCGCCCTGCAGCGACCAGTTCGTCAAGACCATGGCCAACACCATGAGCACCGCCGTGAGGCAGGCGATCCAGGCTACCCGGGAAACCCCCGATGACGCCACCAAGGCAATCCCGATCCTTCCCTATGGCCCCGAGCAGTCACGATGGTTCATCACACGGCTGCAGGAGACACGCGCGCACCACTGA
- the pdhA gene encoding pyruvate dehydrogenase (acetyl-transferring) E1 component subunit alpha: MTISADHTAQHPAAENAGLGATAAGQAVASDRTPEDAATEAVRKFGITVEDYMLPARHQIQMVGPDGTLNPHTEQGAQPGHEYSLPGDDELVAAYEQLVVGRRVNDQNSALVRQGRMAVYPSSHGQEACQVAAALCLSEGDWMFPTYRDSVAVMARGVDPVQTMTLFRGDWHGGYDPAKHKVGIQCTPLTTQLLHGVGVAHAAKLRGEDTVVLAMCGDGATSEGDFHEALNFAAVFHLPVVFFVQNNQYAISVPLAHQSVAPSLAHKAVGYGMAGERVDGNDIVALLAVLRRAVKLAREGSGPLLVEAHTYRMQAHTNADDATRYRQDSEVAEWVAKDPLSRMKTYLTDRGLLDDERAARIAGTAETVAAQLREGLSEEVPVEPQDLFKYVFATPTPQLKEQSALLADELSREEAAK; the protein is encoded by the coding sequence ATGACGATCTCCGCAGACCACACTGCACAGCACCCTGCCGCTGAGAACGCGGGTCTCGGGGCCACAGCGGCGGGCCAGGCCGTAGCGTCGGACCGGACGCCGGAGGACGCCGCTACCGAGGCCGTCCGCAAGTTCGGCATCACGGTCGAGGACTATATGCTCCCGGCGCGGCACCAGATCCAGATGGTGGGTCCGGACGGAACCCTGAACCCCCACACTGAACAGGGCGCCCAGCCCGGCCACGAGTACAGCCTCCCCGGCGACGACGAACTTGTCGCAGCTTACGAGCAGCTCGTCGTCGGACGCCGGGTCAATGACCAGAACTCGGCCCTCGTCCGGCAGGGCCGGATGGCCGTCTACCCCTCGAGCCACGGCCAGGAGGCCTGCCAGGTCGCGGCCGCGCTTTGCCTCTCCGAGGGCGACTGGATGTTCCCCACGTATCGCGACTCGGTGGCCGTGATGGCGCGCGGCGTGGACCCCGTCCAGACCATGACGCTCTTCCGCGGCGACTGGCACGGCGGCTACGACCCCGCCAAGCACAAGGTGGGCATCCAGTGCACGCCGCTGACCACGCAGTTGCTCCACGGCGTCGGCGTGGCCCACGCCGCCAAGCTGCGCGGCGAGGACACGGTTGTCCTTGCCATGTGCGGCGACGGCGCCACGAGCGAGGGGGACTTCCACGAGGCTCTCAACTTCGCCGCCGTATTCCACCTGCCGGTGGTCTTCTTCGTCCAGAACAACCAGTACGCCATCTCTGTCCCGCTGGCGCACCAGTCGGTAGCACCGTCGCTGGCGCACAAGGCCGTGGGCTACGGGATGGCCGGTGAACGCGTGGATGGCAACGACATCGTGGCCCTGCTCGCCGTGCTGCGCCGCGCCGTCAAACTGGCCCGCGAAGGTTCCGGACCCCTGCTCGTGGAGGCGCACACTTACCGGATGCAGGCCCACACCAACGCCGACGACGCCACCCGGTACCGCCAGGACAGTGAAGTCGCGGAGTGGGTGGCCAAAGACCCGCTCAGCCGGATGAAGACCTACCTGACGGACCGCGGACTGCTCGATGACGAACGCGCCGCCCGGATCGCCGGGACCGCCGAAACGGTTGCCGCGCAGCTGCGCGAGGGCCTGAGCGAGGAGGTCCCGGTGGAACCCCAGGACCTCTTCAAATACGTCTTCGCCACGCCCACGCCGCAACTGAAGGAACAGTCCGCCCTGCTCGCCGACGAGCTCTCCCGGGAAGAGGCAGCAAAATGA
- a CDS encoding dihydrolipoamide acetyltransferase family protein, whose amino-acid sequence MSETKVFLLPDLGEGLTEAELVNWLVAVGDEIRVDQPIAEVETAKSMVEVPSPYAGTVAVLHGEPGQTLDVGKPLISVTPVGAGGAAADDAASGSAPAAVAAETYREEEKAGSGNVLIGYGTPGGHGVARRTRAPKRSVAERVPEVSAAEKAADDLMLLRTRVPGKLGAVISPLVRRMAREHGVDLGELQGSGASGLIMRRDVEAVIKPPVVLGRPAVERPAAEPAAQTDTDSRTGLGITGRTAVRGVRKAVAANMSRSRSEIPEATVWVDVDATALIEMRAALKKADPHHTPGLLAFIARFVTAGLKKFPELNTRIVTTEDTTGGASQEIVAFDGVNLGFAAQTDRGLMVPSVRNADKLSARELDAEIRRLTAVVREGKATPAELGRGTFTLNNYGVFGVDGSAAIINHPEVGILGVGRIIDKPWVVNGELAVRKVTELTLTFDHRVCDGGTAGGFLRYVADAIENPGSALADM is encoded by the coding sequence ATGAGCGAAACGAAAGTATTCCTCCTCCCGGACCTCGGCGAAGGACTCACCGAAGCGGAGCTCGTCAACTGGCTTGTGGCCGTGGGCGACGAGATCCGCGTGGACCAGCCGATCGCCGAGGTGGAGACCGCGAAGTCCATGGTGGAGGTGCCCTCCCCGTACGCCGGCACCGTCGCCGTGCTGCACGGCGAGCCCGGCCAGACGCTCGACGTCGGCAAGCCGCTCATCTCGGTGACGCCTGTGGGTGCCGGTGGGGCCGCCGCGGATGACGCCGCTTCGGGTTCTGCACCTGCCGCTGTTGCTGCCGAAACTTACCGTGAGGAGGAGAAGGCCGGGTCCGGGAACGTTTTGATCGGGTATGGGACGCCTGGCGGGCATGGGGTTGCCCGGCGGACCCGGGCTCCTAAGCGATCCGTTGCCGAACGGGTTCCTGAGGTGTCCGCCGCCGAGAAGGCTGCCGATGATTTGATGCTGTTGCGGACCCGGGTGCCTGGCAAGTTGGGGGCTGTTATTTCTCCGCTGGTCCGGCGGATGGCGCGTGAGCATGGGGTTGATTTGGGCGAGCTCCAGGGGTCGGGGGCCAGCGGGCTCATAATGCGGCGTGACGTCGAGGCCGTGATCAAACCGCCGGTGGTGCTTGGGCGCCCGGCGGTGGAGCGGCCGGCCGCGGAGCCTGCGGCACAGACCGACACCGATTCCCGCACCGGTCTGGGCATCACCGGACGCACGGCAGTCCGGGGAGTGCGGAAGGCCGTTGCCGCGAACATGTCCCGCAGCCGCTCCGAGATCCCGGAGGCTACCGTCTGGGTGGATGTGGACGCTACGGCGCTCATCGAGATGCGCGCCGCCCTGAAGAAGGCGGATCCGCACCACACGCCAGGACTGCTCGCCTTCATCGCCCGCTTCGTCACCGCGGGGCTCAAGAAGTTCCCGGAACTCAACACCCGGATCGTCACCACGGAGGACACCACGGGCGGGGCAAGCCAGGAGATCGTGGCCTTCGACGGCGTCAACCTGGGCTTTGCAGCCCAGACCGACCGCGGCCTGATGGTGCCGTCGGTACGCAACGCGGACAAACTCAGCGCCCGCGAACTGGACGCCGAGATCCGCCGGCTCACCGCCGTCGTCCGGGAGGGCAAGGCAACCCCCGCGGAACTTGGCAGGGGCACCTTCACGCTCAACAACTACGGCGTATTCGGGGTGGACGGTTCGGCCGCGATCATAAACCACCCCGAGGTGGGAATCCTCGGCGTCGGGCGGATCATCGACAAGCCCTGGGTGGTCAACGGCGAACTCGCGGTCCGCAAGGTCACCGAGCTGACCCTCACCTTCGACCACCGTGTCTGCGACGGCGGCACGGCCGGCGGCTTCCTCCGCTACGTCGCCGACGCAATCGAGAACCCGGGATCGGCGCTCGCGGACATGTGA
- a CDS encoding alpha-ketoacid dehydrogenase subunit beta: MSTSIATSSEANGNVSSATARAAAKAAGAAAQDADQTGPQSITLAKALNTAMADAMHADPSVLVFGEDVGMLGGVFRITDGLTKTFGTSRCFDTPLAESGIVGMAVGMAMNGMRPVIEMQFDAFAYPAFEQIVSHVAKMHNRTKGAVKLPMVIRVPYAGGIGGVEHHCDSSEAYYAHTAGLKVFTPATVADGYRMLREAIDSDDPVMFMEPKKLYWSKDQVDLDALRAEHAANTERGTSSEGRAAVARPGTDATLIAYGPSVPTALAAAAAAAEEGRSLEVIDVRSIVPFDDETVCASVRKTGRAVVIAEAHGFASVASEIVARVQERCFHHLAAPIRRVTGFDVPYPAPKLEHYYLPGVDRILDAVDDLQWED; encoded by the coding sequence ATGAGCACCTCGATCGCCACCTCCTCCGAGGCAAACGGCAACGTCAGTTCCGCGACAGCACGCGCGGCGGCCAAGGCGGCAGGCGCGGCAGCGCAAGATGCAGACCAGACCGGCCCGCAGTCCATCACGCTCGCCAAGGCGCTTAACACGGCCATGGCCGACGCCATGCACGCGGACCCCTCGGTCCTGGTCTTCGGCGAGGACGTCGGCATGCTCGGCGGCGTCTTCCGGATCACCGACGGACTCACCAAGACCTTTGGGACCAGCCGCTGCTTTGACACCCCGCTGGCGGAATCCGGAATCGTGGGCATGGCGGTCGGCATGGCCATGAACGGCATGCGCCCGGTCATCGAGATGCAGTTCGACGCGTTCGCCTACCCGGCCTTCGAACAGATCGTCAGCCACGTCGCCAAGATGCACAACCGCACCAAGGGGGCCGTCAAGCTGCCCATGGTCATCCGGGTGCCGTACGCGGGCGGAATCGGGGGAGTGGAGCACCACTGCGATTCCTCCGAGGCCTACTACGCCCACACCGCCGGCCTGAAGGTCTTCACCCCGGCCACCGTGGCGGACGGCTACCGGATGCTCCGGGAAGCCATCGACTCGGACGATCCGGTGATGTTCATGGAGCCCAAGAAGCTTTACTGGTCCAAGGACCAGGTGGACCTGGACGCGCTGCGGGCCGAGCACGCCGCGAACACCGAGCGCGGGACCTCCTCCGAGGGCCGCGCCGCCGTCGCCCGCCCCGGCACAGACGCCACGCTGATCGCCTACGGGCCCTCCGTGCCGACGGCGCTCGCCGCCGCCGCCGCGGCCGCTGAGGAAGGGCGGTCGCTGGAAGTGATCGACGTGCGGTCGATCGTGCCGTTCGACGACGAAACGGTCTGCGCCTCGGTTCGAAAGACCGGCCGCGCCGTCGTCATCGCCGAGGCGCACGGCTTCGCGTCCGTGGCCTCCGAGATCGTCGCCCGGGTCCAGGAACGCTGTTTCCACCACCTCGCCGCGCCGATCCGCCGCGTCACCGGCTTCGATGTGCCGTACCCGGCGCCGAAACTCGAGCACTACTACCTGCCCGGCGTGGACCGCATCCTCGACGCCGTTGACGACCTCCAGTGGGAAGACTGA